One Nocardia sp. BMG111209 DNA segment encodes these proteins:
- a CDS encoding Ig-like domain-containing protein has protein sequence MWETARTRRGMWVLAGAAAVVVVVIVALVLGLSGGSNTTAPAAQRPGAPASSTHPAVPAATITVPAAQPGPVAPLPITVQAAGGTLVGVTVHGPHGDVAGALAGDKTSWTTTEPLDYAGSYTVVADAVNSAGAHTQQNFTVTTLAPRRTAYANVVPAPDVVADTGIGVGQPMVFQFTAPVADKAEVQKHLHVTMTPPQPGAWYWVDDRDVHFRGPNYWQPGTKIHIQADVLGVDLGDGIFGAENYGADYTVHDAWVAKADGNTDQLTIFQNGVQVNDMVMSLGDPGHPSHEGPHVISGKQPSIVMDSCTYGVCAGQSGYYSETVYLDLRISNDGEFVHSAPWSVNQQGSSNVSHGCVNLSPANAQWFYDHFGIGDVVEIVNSGGPTLPVWDTYGDWEVPWDVWQAGNATD, from the coding sequence CTGTGGGAAACAGCGCGAACGCGGCGCGGAATGTGGGTACTCGCCGGGGCCGCCGCGGTAGTGGTGGTCGTGATCGTGGCGCTGGTGCTCGGCCTCTCCGGGGGCAGCAACACCACCGCGCCCGCGGCGCAACGGCCGGGAGCGCCGGCCTCGAGCACTCACCCGGCCGTCCCCGCCGCGACGATCACGGTGCCCGCCGCGCAGCCGGGACCCGTTGCGCCACTGCCGATCACGGTGCAGGCCGCGGGCGGCACCCTGGTCGGTGTGACCGTGCACGGCCCGCACGGCGACGTCGCGGGCGCCCTCGCCGGAGACAAGACCTCGTGGACGACCACCGAACCGCTGGACTACGCCGGTAGCTACACCGTCGTCGCCGACGCGGTGAACTCCGCGGGCGCGCACACCCAGCAGAACTTCACCGTCACCACCCTCGCCCCCCGCCGCACCGCCTACGCCAACGTCGTGCCCGCCCCGGACGTGGTGGCCGACACCGGGATCGGGGTCGGGCAGCCCATGGTGTTCCAGTTCACCGCGCCGGTCGCCGACAAGGCCGAGGTGCAGAAACACCTGCACGTGACGATGACCCCGCCGCAGCCGGGCGCCTGGTACTGGGTCGACGACCGCGACGTGCACTTCCGCGGCCCCAACTACTGGCAGCCGGGCACGAAGATCCACATCCAGGCCGATGTGCTCGGCGTGGACCTGGGCGACGGTATCTTCGGCGCCGAGAACTACGGGGCCGACTACACCGTCCACGACGCCTGGGTCGCCAAGGCCGACGGCAACACCGACCAGCTGACCATCTTCCAGAACGGCGTGCAGGTCAACGACATGGTGATGAGCCTCGGTGACCCCGGGCACCCCTCGCACGAGGGCCCGCACGTGATCTCCGGCAAACAGCCCTCGATCGTGATGGACTCCTGCACCTACGGGGTCTGCGCGGGCCAGTCCGGCTACTACAGCGAGACCGTCTATCTGGACCTGCGCATCTCCAACGACGGCGAATTCGTGCACTCCGCGCCCTGGTCGGTGAATCAGCAGGGCTCCAGCAACGTCTCGCACGGCTGCGTGAACCTGTCGCCCGCCAACGCGCAGTGGTTCTACGACCACTTCGGCATCGGCGACGTCGTGGAGATCGTCAACTCCGGCGGCCCGACGCTGCCGGTCTGGGACACCTACGGCGACTGGGAGGTCCCGTGGGACGTCTGGCAGGCGGGCAACGCCACCGACTGA
- a CDS encoding TetR/AcrR family transcriptional regulator yields the protein MAASVPPGLRERKKLDTRMALSDAALILMFERGLDNVVREDIAAQAGVSVRTFTNYFANKYEALAYRQIERMRRTVEELRARPAGEPLWEAVTAAVLAPLLADGVNRRPPTREQLAEAAKLTAVPEVHAAFTREVTGDLVAAVAERTGTDAERDLYPRLVAGAVVVAYQAAIEVYIRAEPPVFLTVPLQEAFTRIAAGLPDPSA from the coding sequence ATGGCCGCATCGGTGCCTCCCGGTCTGCGGGAGCGCAAGAAACTCGACACCCGGATGGCGCTCAGCGATGCCGCGCTGATCCTGATGTTCGAGCGCGGCCTGGACAATGTGGTGCGTGAGGACATCGCGGCACAGGCCGGGGTGTCCGTCCGCACCTTCACCAACTATTTCGCCAACAAGTACGAGGCCCTGGCCTACCGGCAGATCGAGCGGATGCGCCGCACCGTCGAGGAGTTGCGCGCCCGCCCGGCCGGCGAACCGCTGTGGGAGGCCGTCACCGCCGCGGTCCTGGCGCCCCTGCTGGCCGACGGCGTCAACCGGCGGCCACCCACCCGCGAGCAACTGGCCGAGGCCGCCAAACTCACCGCCGTGCCCGAGGTGCACGCCGCGTTCACCCGGGAGGTGACCGGCGATCTCGTGGCCGCCGTCGCCGAACGCACCGGCACCGACGCCGAGCGCGACCTCTATCCGCGGCTGGTCGCGGGCGCCGTCGTCGTCGCCTACCAGGCCGCCATCGAGGTCTACATCCGCGCGGAACCGCCTGTGTTCCTGACGGTTCCGTTGCAGGAGGCCTTCACCCGCATCGCCGCCGGGCTGCCCGACCCCTCGGCCTGA
- a CDS encoding FAD-dependent monooxygenase: MPENSCDIIISGAGPNGLMLACELALAGVVPIVLERTPGPSTEQKANGLVGSVVRAMDMRGLYPGTPPHPVPSHLFSAMTLNFEGLHDNPMYLWPIPQPALTALLAERAAALGITVRWGHALTDVTQDADRVTATVAGPTGNRTLTAANLVAADGGKSPVRKRSGIGFPGFTATDRISRLGNASVPAELRTADGGLDVPGAGRFRFGHNRVERGIFVFAELQPGRAIVSTVEHHADPVDENTPMTFEELRDSVTRVLGAELPMQPLPPDMAPVLRRVVGQNTRLADRYRDGRILLLGDAAHVHSAMGGPGLNLGLQDALNLGWKLAAEVRGRAPAGLLDTYESERRPVAERVMMQTLAQSGLVNPGPEITALRQLFTELLDIPGVVEHLAALMAGADTRYDTGCAHPLAGHLAPDRTVATPDGPRRLAELLHPARPLLLDPTGTAPATAWSDRVDTVTVTGAPAMLIRPDGYIAWAATESDTDGLHTALTRWFGPAHHLTAAG; this comes from the coding sequence ATGCCCGAAAACAGCTGTGACATCATCATTTCCGGAGCCGGACCGAACGGCCTCATGCTCGCCTGCGAGCTCGCCCTCGCCGGGGTCGTGCCGATCGTGCTCGAACGCACCCCCGGGCCCAGCACCGAGCAGAAGGCCAACGGCCTGGTCGGCTCGGTGGTCCGCGCGATGGACATGCGCGGCCTCTACCCCGGCACCCCGCCGCATCCGGTGCCCTCGCACCTGTTCAGCGCGATGACCCTGAATTTCGAAGGCCTGCACGACAATCCGATGTACCTGTGGCCGATCCCGCAACCCGCCCTCACCGCACTGCTCGCCGAACGGGCCGCCGCCCTGGGCATCACGGTCCGCTGGGGACACGCCCTCACCGACGTCACCCAGGACGCCGACCGCGTCACCGCCACCGTCGCCGGGCCCACCGGCAACCGGACACTCACCGCCGCCAACCTGGTCGCCGCCGACGGCGGAAAGAGCCCGGTCCGCAAGCGATCCGGCATCGGCTTCCCCGGATTCACCGCCACCGACCGGATCTCGCGGCTGGGCAACGCCTCGGTACCCGCCGAACTGCGCACCGCCGACGGCGGCCTCGACGTGCCCGGCGCCGGTCGATTCCGCTTCGGCCACAACCGTGTCGAGCGCGGCATCTTCGTCTTCGCCGAACTGCAACCCGGCCGCGCGATCGTGTCCACCGTCGAACACCACGCCGACCCCGTCGACGAGAACACCCCGATGACGTTCGAGGAACTGCGCGACAGCGTCACCCGCGTCCTCGGCGCCGAACTCCCGATGCAACCGCTGCCCCCGGACATGGCCCCGGTACTGCGCCGCGTCGTCGGCCAGAACACCCGCCTGGCCGACCGCTACCGCGACGGCCGGATACTGCTGCTCGGCGACGCCGCCCATGTGCACTCCGCGATGGGCGGACCGGGCCTCAACCTCGGCCTGCAGGACGCGCTCAACCTGGGCTGGAAACTCGCCGCCGAGGTCCGCGGCCGCGCACCGGCTGGCCTGCTCGACACCTACGAGAGCGAACGCCGTCCGGTCGCCGAACGGGTCATGATGCAGACCCTCGCGCAATCCGGGCTGGTCAACCCCGGCCCGGAGATCACCGCCCTGCGGCAGCTGTTCACCGAACTGCTCGACATCCCCGGCGTCGTCGAGCACCTCGCCGCCCTGATGGCCGGCGCCGACACCCGCTACGACACCGGCTGCGCCCACCCCCTGGCCGGCCACCTGGCCCCCGACCGCACCGTCGCCACCCCCGACGGCCCCCGCCGCCTCGCCGAACTACTGCACCCCGCCCGCCCCCTGCTGCTCGACCCCACCGGCACCGCCCCCGCCACCGCCTGGTCCGACCGCGTCGACACCGTGACCGTCACCGGCGCCCCGGCCATGCTGATCCGCCCCGACGGCTACATCGCCTGGGCCGCAACCGAATCCGACACCGACGGCCTGCACACGGCCCTGACCCGCTGGTTCGGCCCGGCCCACCACCTCACCGCCGCCGGCTGA
- a CDS encoding TetR/AcrR family transcriptional regulator produces MSGRREEILDAAVAIADEHGLDAVSMRAVADRVGVTPMALYRHIADKSALLDGLVGRLLASLLPADAADLRWDRRLTALAHAARALARSHPWAAQLLFSRPATTPDGARVVDEIYTALLAAGVPDAEVPRLERLVSTFVLGFVASEASGRFAAADDRRIRRGAVADGPLTGHARLTPWLRLPVDLTAEFEADLRDLMHVIGAVAGTGDR; encoded by the coding sequence ATGAGTGGCAGACGGGAAGAGATCCTCGACGCGGCCGTCGCGATCGCCGACGAGCACGGTCTGGACGCGGTGTCGATGCGGGCGGTGGCCGACCGGGTCGGGGTGACCCCGATGGCGCTGTACCGGCACATCGCGGACAAGTCGGCGCTGCTGGACGGGCTGGTCGGGCGGCTGCTGGCGAGCCTGCTGCCCGCCGACGCCGCGGATCTGCGGTGGGATCGGCGGCTGACCGCCCTCGCGCACGCGGCCCGCGCGCTGGCCCGCTCGCATCCGTGGGCGGCGCAGCTGTTGTTCAGCCGCCCGGCCACCACCCCCGACGGCGCCCGGGTCGTCGACGAGATCTATACGGCGTTGCTGGCGGCGGGGGTGCCCGATGCGGAGGTTCCGCGGCTGGAGCGGCTGGTGAGCACCTTCGTGCTCGGGTTCGTGGCCTCGGAGGCGTCCGGGCGGTTCGCCGCCGCCGACGATCGCCGGATCCGCCGCGGCGCGGTGGCGGACGGCCCGCTGACCGGCCACGCTCGGTTGACCCCCTGGCTGCGGCTGCCGGTGGACCTGACCGCCGAATTCGAGGCCGATCTGCGGGATCTGATGCATGTGATCGGCGCGGTCGCCGGTACCGGTGATCGGTGA
- a CDS encoding ABC transporter ATP-binding protein: protein MRKREAAVLVAEGLVKRYGAHTALDGFDLTVAPGEIAGLIGHNGAGKTTFVEIVTGLVRPDAGQIRVGGRDAVRDGRAARRLLGVAPQEFALYNRATARENIRLFAGLAGLRGRRCEARVAAVLDELLLGEVADEPAGVLSGGQRRRVQAATAMVAAPPLLLLDEPTAGADPDTRTALLAAVRARAAAGTAVLYTTHYLPELADLGATLALARAGRIVARGTQRELTGDLPGELRVTFADPAEPALRLRTRDPAADLAALLATGRTPATVDVRRPDLDDLYRALATDPETDRAVA from the coding sequence ATGAGGAAACGGGAGGCTGCCGTGCTCGTCGCGGAAGGTCTGGTGAAGCGCTACGGCGCCCACACCGCACTCGACGGATTCGACCTGACCGTGGCGCCCGGCGAGATCGCCGGGCTCATCGGCCACAACGGAGCCGGGAAGACCACCTTCGTGGAGATCGTCACCGGACTCGTCCGGCCCGACGCCGGGCAGATCCGCGTCGGCGGGCGCGACGCGGTGCGGGACGGACGCGCGGCCCGGCGGCTGCTCGGCGTCGCCCCCCAGGAATTCGCCCTCTACAACCGCGCCACCGCACGGGAGAACATCCGCCTGTTCGCCGGGCTCGCGGGCCTGCGCGGCCGGCGGTGCGAGGCCCGCGTCGCCGCCGTCCTCGACGAACTGCTGCTCGGCGAGGTGGCCGACGAACCCGCCGGCGTCCTGTCCGGCGGGCAGCGGCGGCGGGTGCAGGCCGCCACCGCCATGGTCGCCGCACCCCCGCTGCTGCTGCTCGACGAACCCACCGCCGGTGCCGACCCCGACACCCGCACCGCCCTGCTCGCCGCCGTCCGGGCCCGCGCCGCCGCGGGCACCGCCGTCCTCTATACCACCCACTACCTGCCCGAACTGGCCGACCTCGGCGCCACCCTGGCCCTCGCGCGCGCCGGGCGCATCGTCGCCCGCGGCACCCAGCGCGAACTCACCGGCGACCTGCCCGGCGAACTGCGCGTCACCTTCGCCGACCCGGCCGAACCCGCACTGCGCCTGCGCACCCGCGACCCCGCCGCCGACCTCGCCGCGCTGCTGGCCACCGGCCGCACCCCCGCCACCGTCGACGTGCGCCGCCCCGACCTGGACGACCTCTACCGCGCCCTCGCCACCGATCCGGAGACCGACCGTGCCGTTGCCTGA
- a CDS encoding ABC transporter permease, with protein sequence MPLPETFTRTTTLVRHNLLLVRREPGPILSRMILPLVFLTLLRPLYTAAQGPGAGTEQAVVGTVVTFSLLALSISGSAILTERLARTWDRLRAGSAHPVELFAGKAVPAFTALLAQQALIVGFAIAVLGLRPQHYGLLAAVLLSWSVTLLGLGTLLGVLARSMGELSAAYDIGGMLFSSLGGALVPLAVLPHWVAVVAPISPGYWAARGLHAALAGDATATLTTCATLLTLGTTCAIAAALRLRGRSSRLVAL encoded by the coding sequence GTGCCGTTGCCTGAAACCTTCACCCGCACAACCACTCTCGTACGCCACAACCTCCTGCTGGTGCGCCGGGAACCCGGTCCGATCCTGAGCCGGATGATCCTGCCCCTGGTGTTCCTCACCCTGCTGCGGCCGCTGTACACCGCCGCCCAGGGCCCCGGCGCCGGCACCGAACAGGCCGTCGTGGGAACCGTCGTCACCTTCTCGCTGCTGGCCCTGAGCATCTCCGGCAGCGCGATCCTCACCGAGCGGCTCGCCCGCACCTGGGACCGGCTGCGCGCGGGCTCGGCCCATCCGGTGGAACTGTTCGCCGGCAAGGCCGTTCCCGCGTTCACCGCGCTGCTGGCCCAGCAGGCGCTCATCGTCGGATTCGCGATCGCCGTGCTGGGCCTGCGCCCGCAGCACTACGGCCTGCTGGCCGCGGTGCTGCTCAGCTGGAGCGTCACCCTGCTGGGCCTGGGCACCCTGCTCGGCGTACTGGCCCGCAGTATGGGTGAACTGTCGGCGGCCTACGACATCGGCGGCATGCTGTTCAGCAGCCTCGGCGGGGCACTGGTCCCGCTGGCGGTCCTCCCGCACTGGGTCGCCGTCGTCGCCCCGATCTCACCGGGCTACTGGGCCGCGCGCGGCCTGCACGCCGCCCTCGCCGGCGACGCCACCGCCACGCTCACCACCTGCGCCACCCTGCTCACCCTCGGGACGACCTGCGCGATCGCCGCGGCGCTACGGCTGCGCGGCCGCAGCAGCCGGCTCGTCGCCCTCTGA
- the crcB gene encoding fluoride efflux transporter CrcB yields the protein MPENRPPRPVDPDIDLHIPAQRGELAREHGAVLAVIAVGGGLGALARFGIAQLLPTRPGAFPWGTFVTNVAGCFAIGVLMVFVTETASVHRLVRPFLGVGVLGGFTTFSTYAVETRGLLQPGTAPLAFGYLAGTVAAALLAVYAGVALGRAVLPIAAGPDRLTTRTEENAS from the coding sequence GTGCCCGAAAACCGTCCGCCCCGGCCCGTCGATCCCGATATCGACCTCCACATCCCCGCCCAGCGCGGCGAACTCGCGCGCGAACACGGCGCGGTCCTCGCGGTGATCGCCGTCGGCGGCGGTCTCGGCGCACTGGCCCGCTTCGGCATCGCGCAACTGTTGCCCACCCGGCCCGGCGCCTTCCCGTGGGGCACCTTCGTCACCAACGTCGCCGGCTGCTTCGCCATCGGCGTGCTCATGGTGTTCGTCACCGAGACCGCGTCGGTGCACCGGCTGGTCCGGCCGTTCCTCGGCGTCGGGGTCCTCGGCGGATTCACCACCTTCTCCACCTACGCCGTCGAGACCCGCGGCCTGCTGCAACCCGGCACGGCGCCACTGGCATTCGGATATCTCGCCGGCACCGTCGCCGCCGCACTGCTCGCCGTGTACGCCGGGGTCGCCCTCGGCCGCGCGGTCCTGCCGATCGCCGCCGGCCCGGACCGGCTCACCACCCGCACCGAGGAGAACGCCTCGTGA
- the crcB gene encoding fluoride efflux transporter CrcB, which yields MTVVLVLLGAMVGAPARYLTDRAVQARHDSVFPWGTLTVNVIGCLILGALGAAAGRPELALLGTGFCGALTTYSTFGYETIRLLEQRSHFYAVMNVAVSIIAGLGAALAGYAAAAAIAG from the coding sequence GTGACCGTCGTCCTCGTCCTCCTCGGCGCCATGGTCGGCGCACCCGCCCGCTACCTCACCGACCGGGCCGTGCAGGCCCGCCACGACAGCGTGTTCCCGTGGGGCACCCTCACCGTCAACGTGATCGGCTGCCTGATCCTCGGCGCACTCGGCGCCGCCGCCGGCCGCCCCGAACTGGCCCTGCTCGGCACCGGATTCTGCGGCGCGCTCACCACCTACAGCACCTTCGGCTACGAGACGATCCGGCTGCTGGAACAGCGCAGCCACTTCTACGCGGTGATGAACGTGGCCGTCAGCATCATCGCCGGTCTCGGCGCCGCGCTGGCCGGCTACGCCGCCGCCGCGGCGATCGCGGGCTGA
- a CDS encoding acyl-ACP thioesterase domain-containing protein: protein MTSPFARVSRASQPAVDQPLSPLPAAGHIFDRTLRLTPTDLDGGHCLRPDGVARHMHETGIEHLAAKHLLAGNPHWTVRRTVVDIIEPIVYPAELRLRRWCSGLASMWSAMRLRLDSDTGGLVETEGFWVHLNPDTLNPARISDRYLQLMATTAAPDPLLWRPWLRPPLPASIGDRFPLRRSDFDHLGQLAAVTYWAAVYEYITDAADVTARPHRYILECHKPVRLGEHVDIYTDRGRDGLTIWFAVDRDVRALAQLRRAP from the coding sequence ATGACGAGTCCGTTCGCCCGCGTATCCCGCGCATCCCAGCCCGCCGTGGACCAGCCGCTGTCGCCACTGCCGGCGGCCGGGCACATCTTCGACCGCACGCTGCGCCTGACCCCCACCGATCTGGACGGCGGCCACTGCCTGCGCCCCGACGGCGTCGCCCGGCACATGCACGAGACCGGTATCGAACACCTCGCCGCCAAACACCTGCTCGCCGGCAACCCGCACTGGACGGTCCGGCGCACCGTCGTCGACATCATCGAGCCGATCGTCTACCCCGCCGAATTACGGCTGCGCCGTTGGTGTTCCGGCCTGGCCTCGATGTGGTCGGCGATGCGGCTGCGCCTGGACAGCGACACCGGCGGCCTGGTCGAGACCGAGGGCTTCTGGGTGCACCTGAACCCCGACACGCTCAACCCCGCCCGCATCTCCGACCGCTACCTGCAACTGATGGCCACCACCGCCGCACCGGATCCGCTGCTGTGGCGGCCGTGGCTGCGCCCCCCGCTGCCGGCCAGCATCGGCGACCGATTCCCCTTGCGGCGCAGCGACTTCGACCATCTCGGCCAACTCGCCGCCGTCACCTACTGGGCCGCGGTCTACGAATACATCACCGACGCCGCCGATGTCACCGCCCGCCCGCACCGCTACATCCTCGAATGCCACAAACCCGTACGCCTGGGCGAACACGTCGACATCTACACCGACCGCGGCCGCGACGGCCTCACCATCTGGTTCGCCGTCGACCGCGACGTCCGCGCCCTCGCCCAACTACGCCGCGCCCCCTGA
- the rplL gene encoding 50S ribosomal protein L7/L12 has product MAKMSIEELLDVFKDMTLLELAEFVKAFEEQFGVTAAAAAVPAALAAPAPADAPEEQDEFDLILESFGDKKIQVIKAVREMITGLGLKEAKDLVEAVPKPILERVDRDAAEAGKSKLEAAGARAVVK; this is encoded by the coding sequence ATGGCCAAGATGTCCATCGAGGAACTGCTCGATGTCTTCAAAGATATGACGCTGCTGGAACTCGCGGAGTTCGTCAAGGCGTTCGAGGAACAGTTCGGCGTCACCGCGGCCGCCGCGGCCGTGCCCGCCGCGCTCGCCGCGCCGGCCCCCGCCGACGCCCCCGAGGAACAGGACGAATTCGACCTGATCCTGGAATCGTTCGGGGACAAGAAGATCCAGGTGATCAAGGCGGTCCGCGAGATGATCACCGGCCTCGGCCTCAAGGAGGCCAAGGACCTCGTCGAAGCGGTCCCCAAACCGATCCTGGAACGCGTCGACCGCGACGCCGCCGAGGCCGGCAAGTCGAAACTCGAAGCCGCCGGAGCCCGCGCCGTCGTGAAATGA
- a CDS encoding TetR/AcrR family transcriptional regulator yields the protein MTTAARPTAWDNDSRQRFLEAAVALFVRHSFAGTSLQMVADDLGVTKAAVYYHFRTRDQLLVAVMEPMLTRLREVIRAAEQQRTARARAESMLTGYAALVAASRSTSSVLTTDPSVLRVLRHHPEWSEVIARPPALLSEADPGPLGLVHATTVLTGLAGAASGAPADLDDDTLAAALLDTGRRILGLRAPRRPGV from the coding sequence ATGACGACCGCCGCGCGCCCGACCGCCTGGGACAACGACTCCCGTCAGCGCTTCCTCGAGGCCGCCGTGGCGCTGTTCGTACGGCACAGCTTCGCCGGCACCTCGCTGCAGATGGTCGCCGACGATCTCGGTGTCACCAAGGCCGCGGTCTACTACCACTTCCGCACCCGGGACCAGTTGCTGGTGGCGGTGATGGAGCCGATGCTGACCCGGTTGCGGGAGGTGATCCGGGCCGCGGAACAGCAGCGCACCGCGCGGGCGCGCGCGGAGTCGATGCTGACCGGTTATGCGGCGCTGGTGGCGGCCAGCCGCTCGACGTCGTCGGTGCTGACCACCGATCCCAGTGTGTTGCGGGTGCTGCGCCACCATCCGGAGTGGAGCGAGGTCATCGCCCGTCCCCCGGCCCTGTTGTCCGAAGCCGATCCCGGCCCGCTGGGCCTGGTGCACGCCACCACGGTGCTGACCGGCCTGGCCGGTGCGGCCTCCGGCGCGCCCGCCGATCTGGACGACGACACCCTCGCCGCCGCGCTGCTCGACACCGGCCGGCGCATCCTGGGACTGCGCGCGCCCCGGCGTCCCGGCGTCTGA
- a CDS encoding aromatic ring-hydroxylating dioxygenase subunit alpha translates to MPHFAKPAEGSWTQHYPHLGTGPMSFEDSISPEHYAHEQEAIFARTWLNVGRVEQLPRKGSYFTRELAVVAASLLIVRDAQDEIRAFYNICRHRGNKLVWNDYPGEEVSGTCRQFTCKYHAWRYGLDGELTFVQQEQEFFDLDKSTHGLKSVRCEVWEGFVFVNLDDDAAPLNDYLGTLAKGLEGYPFGEMTEVYKYRAEVGSNWKLYIDAFAEFYHAPILHAKQYVSGESSKLQGYGFEALHYELDGPHGMVSSWGGMAPPKDLNMVKPIERALRSGNFGAWDRPDIPALDNLPPGLNPSGHPAWGLDSYIFFPNFMIVVWAPGWYLTYHYWPTGPDTHIFEGTCYFAPARTATDRLRQELATLTFKEFGLQDCNTLEATQSMLASRVITEFPLNDQEILLRHLHGKAIEYVNAYVAARTPAATTTG, encoded by the coding sequence ATGCCACATTTCGCGAAGCCCGCGGAGGGGTCGTGGACGCAGCACTATCCGCACCTGGGCACCGGCCCGATGTCGTTCGAGGATTCGATCTCGCCGGAGCACTACGCCCACGAACAAGAGGCGATCTTCGCCCGCACCTGGCTCAATGTCGGCCGCGTGGAACAACTTCCGCGCAAGGGCAGCTACTTCACCCGGGAACTGGCCGTCGTGGCCGCCTCCCTGCTGATCGTGCGCGACGCGCAGGACGAGATCCGCGCCTTCTACAACATCTGCCGCCACCGCGGCAACAAACTGGTCTGGAACGACTACCCCGGCGAGGAAGTGTCCGGTACCTGCCGGCAATTCACCTGCAAATACCATGCCTGGCGTTACGGCCTCGACGGTGAACTCACCTTCGTCCAGCAGGAACAGGAATTCTTCGACCTCGACAAGAGCACCCACGGCCTGAAATCCGTGCGCTGCGAGGTGTGGGAGGGATTCGTGTTCGTCAACCTCGACGACGACGCCGCACCGCTGAACGACTATCTCGGCACCCTGGCCAAGGGCCTCGAGGGTTACCCCTTCGGCGAGATGACCGAGGTCTACAAATACCGCGCCGAGGTCGGCAGCAACTGGAAGCTCTACATCGACGCGTTCGCCGAGTTCTACCACGCGCCGATCCTGCACGCGAAACAATACGTCTCCGGCGAATCGTCGAAATTGCAGGGTTACGGTTTCGAGGCGCTGCACTATGAACTCGACGGCCCGCACGGCATGGTCTCCTCCTGGGGCGGTATGGCCCCGCCGAAGGACCTGAACATGGTCAAGCCGATCGAAAGAGCCCTGCGCAGCGGCAATTTCGGCGCCTGGGACCGCCCCGACATCCCCGCCCTGGACAACCTGCCGCCGGGCCTGAACCCCTCCGGGCATCCCGCGTGGGGCCTGGACTCCTACATCTTCTTCCCGAATTTCATGATCGTGGTGTGGGCGCCGGGCTGGTACCTGACCTACCACTACTGGCCCACCGGCCCCGACACCCACATCTTCGAGGGCACCTGCTATTTCGCCCCCGCGCGGACCGCCACCGACCGGCTGCGCCAGGAACTGGCGACTCTGACGTTCAAGGAATTCGGCCTCCAGGACTGCAACACCCTCGAAGCCACCCAGTCCATGCTCGCCTCCCGCGTGATCACCGAATTCCCGCTCAACGACCAGGAGATCCTGCTGCGGCACCTGCACGGCAAGGCGATCGAATACGTGAACGCCTACGTCGCCGCCCGCACACCGGCCGCCACCACGACCGGGTAG
- a CDS encoding MBL fold metallo-hydrolase, protein MWKICATCAVEHDAAAEICRICADERQWVPAAGQRWIEPAELLASGRSAAVRELEPDLFGLTVTPKVGIGQQSHLIRTPAGIVLWDVVGYVDEAAVATVRELGEVVAIVASHPHHYGTQVQWSRSLGGVPVFAAAADLEWVARPDPVIQPWRDRLEPVPGVTIRQVGGHFPGSAVAHWAAGAGGAGVLFSADTVQANPDRTSVAFMRSYPNRIPLSAAVVERVAGVVSEFAFDRVYDNFGNTVDGDARAVIRGSADRYIRWVRGDFDHLT, encoded by the coding sequence ATGTGGAAGATCTGTGCCACCTGCGCGGTGGAACACGATGCGGCGGCGGAGATCTGCCGGATCTGCGCGGACGAGCGGCAGTGGGTGCCGGCGGCGGGGCAGCGGTGGATCGAGCCGGCGGAGTTGCTCGCCTCGGGCCGCAGTGCCGCGGTCCGGGAGCTGGAGCCGGATCTGTTCGGGCTGACGGTGACCCCGAAGGTGGGGATCGGCCAGCAGTCGCATCTGATCCGCACGCCGGCGGGCATCGTGTTGTGGGATGTCGTCGGTTATGTCGACGAGGCGGCGGTGGCGACGGTGCGCGAACTCGGTGAGGTGGTGGCGATCGTGGCCAGCCATCCGCACCACTACGGGACGCAGGTGCAGTGGAGCCGGTCGCTCGGCGGCGTGCCGGTGTTCGCCGCGGCCGCCGACCTGGAGTGGGTGGCCCGCCCCGATCCGGTGATCCAGCCGTGGCGCGATCGGCTGGAGCCGGTGCCGGGGGTGACGATCCGGCAGGTGGGCGGGCATTTCCCGGGCAGTGCCGTGGCGCACTGGGCCGCGGGCGCGGGTGGTGCGGGGGTGTTGTTCAGCGCGGATACCGTGCAGGCCAATCCGGATCGGACATCGGTGGCGTTCATGCGCAGCTATCCGAACCGGATCCCGTTGTCGGCGGCGGTGGTCGAGCGGGTGGCCGGTGTGGTGTCGGAATTCGCCTTCGACCGGGTCTACGACAATTTCGGCAACACGGTCGACGGCGATGCCCGCGCGGTGATCCGCGGCTCCGCGGACCGCTACATCCGCTGGGTCCGCGGCGATTTCGATCATCTGACCTGA